One part of the Quercus lobata isolate SW786 chromosome 7, ValleyOak3.0 Primary Assembly, whole genome shotgun sequence genome encodes these proteins:
- the LOC115953325 gene encoding pyrroline-5-carboxylate reductase: MEAFPIPSDTYKLGFIGAGKMAENIARGVVQSGLMPPSRISTAHSNPFRRDAFESFGVSVLSRIDDVIEESDVVIFSVKPQVVKKAILQVKPLLSKKKLLVSVAAGIKLKDLEEWAGQSRFIRVMPNTPSAVGEAASVISLGGSATEEDADIIAKLFGSVGKIWRGDEKLFDAVTGLSGSGPAYIYLAIEALADGGVAAGLPRELALGLASQTVLGAATMATKTGKHPGQLKDEVTSPGGTTIAGIHELEKGGFRGTLMNAVIAAANRSRELSQN, encoded by the exons ATGGAGGCGTTTCCGATTCCGAGCGATACGTACAAGCTAGGTTTCATCGGAGCAGGTAAAATGGCGGAGAACATAGCCAGAGGAGTGGTCCAATCGGGCCTCATGCCTCCTTCGCGTATCAGCACTGCACATTCCAACCCTTTTCGCCGTGATGCCTTCGAGTCCTTCGGCGTCTCCGTCCTTTCCCGAATCGACGAC GTGATTGAAGAAAGTGATGTGGTTATTTTCTCTGTCAAACCTCAAGTCg TAAAAAAAGCTATCTTACAAGTGAAGCCATTGCTTTCAAAAAAGAAGCTCCTGGTTTCAGTTGCTGCTGGAATCAAATTGAAAGATCTGGAG GAATGGGCTGGTCAAAGCCGATTTATTAGGGTAATGCCGAATACTCCTTCAGCTGTAGGCGAGGCAGCAAGTG TTATAAGCTTGGGAGGATCTGCAACAGAAGAAGATGCAGACATAATAGCTAAATTATTTGGATCAGTTGGCAAGATATGGAGAGGTGATGAGAAATTGTTTGATGCAGTCACTGGTCTGAG TGGCAGTGGCccagcatatatatatttagcgATAGAAGCTTTGGCTGATGGAGGAGTGGCTGCAGGTCTACCACGAGAACTTGCTCTAGGTCTAGCTTCTCAAACT GTACTGGGTGCAGCAACTATGGCCACCAAAACTGGGAAGCATCCAGGTCAGCTCAAAGATGAAGTTACATCACCTGGTGGGACTACCATTGCTGGTATTCATGAGTTGGAAAAAGGTGGATTCCGTGGAACTTTGATGAATGCAGTTATTGCTGCAGCTAATCGCAGTCGAGAACTTTCCCAAAACTAG
- the LOC115953324 gene encoding UPF0481 protein At3g47200-like, whose translation MENESEMLNIVVQNPGDSSSGSTDEWLNSIMGDGCNSVINQRARPKIQKVPEMLREIKSNEKCYDPLVVSIGPYHHGSPGLQLVEKHKIPMTRQYVMESGKGIDVVYSKVVEVAGNARKCYAEESTQEFDDEAFARMMFLDGCFILQFMYCIAKNKRRDMGMKSHTIAFVHRDVFLLENQLPFLVLKALMSLRFKEDEEKDIINSFIEHGRAFPPLVTSWQKKLSGVIPINIWGRKAPQPEPPKDEDYPVHLLELVRTKLIEVPNTQESRPQLSSDWYSYRSAKELKAVGVHFKPGKIHLYTDVTFKPSFLSGKLTLPPITVDDFTKSMLLNLVAYETCPDAPDDFGVTSYICFMDSLIDHAEDVMVLRSKGILLNFLGSDQEVADLFNAIAKDLVPSPYAYAEVKGRIERHYRNKLKIWMAEWLHTHFSSPWTILAFVAASFAIFLSVMQTYYAANPPKS comes from the coding sequence ATGGAAAACGAGTCTGAAATGCTGAATATTGTAGTCCAAAATCCTGGAGATTCATCTTCTGGTAGTACTGATGAGTGGTTGAATTCCATAATGGGTGATGGCTGCAACTCTGTAATCAACCAAAGGGCAAGACCAAAGATACAGAAGGTCCCAGAAATGCTTCGTGAGATTAAATCAAACGAGAAATGCTATGATCCCTTGGTGGTTTCCATTGGTCCTTACCATCATGGCTCGCCTGGGCTCCAGCTGGTGGAGAAGCACAAAATTCCAATGACACGGCAGTATGTCATGGAGAGTGGAAAAGGTATTGACGTTGTATACAGCAAAGTAGTCGAGGTGGCTGGCAATGCAAGAAAATGCTATGCTGAGGAATCAACACAAGAGTTTGACGATGAGGCATTTGCTCGAATGATGTTTCTTGATGGCTGCTTCATTCTGCAATTCATGTACTGCATTGCAAAAAACAAGCGTCGAGATATGGGGATGAAGAGTCACACTATAGCATTTGTGCATCGGGACGTGTTCTTGCTAGAGAACCAACTCCCTTTTCTAGTCCTCAAGGCATTGATGAGCTTGAGGttcaaagaagatgaagagaaggATATCATCAACAGTTTCATCGAGCATGGTCGGGCATTTCCTCCTCTAGTGACTTCGTGGCAGAAAAAGCTTAGTGGGGTTATTCCTATAAACATTTGGGGACGAAAAGCGCCTCAACCAGAGCCACCAAAGGATGAAGACTATCCTGTTCATCTTCTTGAACTCGTTCGTACAAAGCTCATCGAAGTTCCAAATACACAAGAAAGTAGACCTCAATTAAGCAGTGATTGGTACTCCTATCGTTCGGCCAAGGAGCTTAAAGCAGTAGGAGTACACTTCAAGCCTGGTAAGATTCATCTCTATACAGATGTGACGTTTAAACCATCCTTCCTTAGTGGAAAACTCACACTTCCTCCAATCACGGTAGATGACTTTACTAAGTCTATGCTACTAAACTTGGTAGCATACGAAACATGCCCTGATGCCCCTGATGATTTTGGGGTCACTTCTTATATTTGCTTCATGGATTCACTCATTGATCATGCGGAAGACGTTATGGTGCTGCGATCCAAGGGCATACTACTAAATTTTCTAGGCAGCGACCAAGAGGTGGCAGACCTCTTCAATGCAATAGCCAAAGATTTGGTGCCCAGTCCTTATGCTTATGCTGAAGTTAAGGGGCGCATTGAAAGACATTATAGGAACAAACTCAAGATATGGATGGCGGAGTGGTTACATACGCATTTTAGTAGCCCTTGGACCATTCTCGCATTCGTTGCAGCAAGTTTTGCCATTTTCCTTAGTGTCATGCAGACTTACTACGCAGCAAACCCACCCAAAAGTTGA